Proteins found in one Thermoanaerobacter uzonensis DSM 18761 genomic segment:
- a CDS encoding DUF2225 domain-containing protein: MSMLKYLIGLMLDGGVILGNKYLYNKKIVCPVCKKEFTYTKVRTSQLKVEERERDFYTKYKDGINPFFYEVIVCPNCGYAALESEFDRITNDKKEKILSLVTAKWVKREFSGERTPQKALEAYLLALYCSQIKEDKPIVFAKTCLRIAWLYRILSDRVNEEKYLKYALDSYIKAYSGSDIYEEEILLIYMIAELNRMLGNKEEALKWYNKVINHPDKSRHNLIVNLARDGWQSLKE, encoded by the coding sequence ATGAGTATGTTAAAATATTTAATAGGACTAATGCTGGACGGAGGTGTAATATTGGGGAACAAATATTTGTACAATAAAAAAATTGTATGCCCAGTATGTAAAAAAGAGTTTACATATACCAAAGTAAGAACTTCACAATTGAAGGTGGAAGAAAGAGAAAGAGATTTTTATACTAAATATAAAGATGGTATTAACCCATTTTTTTATGAGGTTATTGTATGTCCCAATTGTGGATATGCTGCTTTGGAATCTGAATTTGACAGAATAACTAATGACAAAAAGGAAAAAATCTTATCACTGGTAACGGCTAAGTGGGTTAAAAGAGAATTTTCAGGTGAAAGAACACCTCAAAAAGCGTTAGAAGCCTACTTATTGGCTTTATATTGTTCCCAGATAAAAGAAGATAAACCCATAGTTTTTGCAAAAACTTGTCTTAGAATTGCTTGGTTATATAGGATTTTAAGTGATAGGGTAAATGAGGAGAAATATTTGAAATATGCATTAGATTCTTATATAAAAGCCTATAGTGGTTCGGATATATATGAAGAAGAAATACTTCTTATATACATGATAGCAGAGCTTAATAGAATGTTAGGCAATAAAGAAGAGGCACTAAAATGGTATAATAAGGTCATAAATCATCCTGACAAATCTCGACATAATTTAATAGTTAATCTTGCAAGAGATGGATGGCAAAGTTTAAAAGAATGA
- a CDS encoding YkvI family membrane protein: protein MIRKEISAFKVAATYIGTVVGAGFASGQEILQFFVYHGINGIIGLLIAIFMFVFYGYVILRLGNRLNASSYKKVIMKAGGPLFGGVIDLVVTFFLFGALSAMIAGCGAIFEEQFGLSSAFGGVVMAVLSVVTVLTGIGGVISAISFVVPLLLLAVIIVSIFSLFYGPDITVITTADFPFKAAVKNFALSGILYASYNLLMAVAILAPLGHKTNDRSKIRWGAVLGGMGLGLGAFLIFFTILINMPTASLYEIPMLYVAGKISPVLKFVYSFILIAEIYTTAVGNLYGFAARFTEVGSVKYKIFAVASGGIALVASRFGFAKLVHYLYPIAGYGGIIMLIGLTYGIINHK, encoded by the coding sequence TTGATTAGAAAAGAGATTTCGGCTTTTAAAGTTGCTGCAACTTATATAGGAACGGTAGTAGGAGCGGGATTTGCTTCGGGACAAGAAATATTGCAATTTTTTGTATACCATGGAATTAACGGAATAATAGGGCTTTTAATTGCTATTTTTATGTTTGTGTTTTATGGGTATGTAATTTTGCGATTAGGTAACAGGCTTAATGCCTCCTCCTATAAAAAGGTCATTATGAAGGCTGGGGGACCTTTATTTGGAGGGGTGATAGATTTAGTAGTTACATTTTTTTTGTTTGGAGCACTATCTGCAATGATAGCTGGTTGTGGGGCAATTTTTGAAGAGCAATTTGGGCTTTCTTCTGCTTTTGGTGGTGTAGTAATGGCAGTATTATCGGTTGTAACAGTATTAACAGGAATTGGAGGAGTTATTTCTGCCATTTCTTTTGTCGTACCTTTGCTCTTGCTTGCCGTAATTATTGTGAGTATTTTTTCCCTTTTTTATGGACCAGACATTACGGTTATAACAACTGCTGACTTTCCTTTTAAAGCTGCAGTAAAAAATTTTGCTCTATCAGGAATACTTTATGCTTCCTATAATCTTTTGATGGCAGTTGCTATTCTTGCTCCTCTTGGACATAAAACCAACGACAGGTCAAAGATAAGATGGGGGGCTGTATTAGGAGGAATGGGATTAGGATTAGGGGCGTTTTTGATATTTTTTACAATTCTTATAAATATGCCTACTGCTTCTTTATATGAGATACCCATGCTTTATGTTGCTGGCAAGATTTCACCGGTTTTGAAGTTTGTATACAGTTTTATTTTGATTGCAGAAATATATACTACGGCTGTTGGAAATCTATATGGGTTTGCGGCAAGGTTTACAGAAGTTGGATCAGTGAAATATAAGATTTTTGCTGTTGCCTCTGGGGGAATAGCCCTTGTAGCTAGTAGGTTTGGTTTTGCTAAACTTGTTCATTATTTATACCCTATTGCTGGTTATGGAGGCATTATTATGCTTATTGGCCTTACATATGGAATAATAAATCACAAATAA